From Halotia branconii CENA392, the proteins below share one genomic window:
- the proB gene encoding glutamate 5-kinase produces MTKTIVVKIGTSSLTKPETGQLALSTIATLAETLSCLRGQGHRVILVSSGAVGVGCARLGLTERPKAIALKQAVAAVGQGRLMRVYDDLFTTLQQPIAQVLLTRSDLVQRSRYLNAYNTFRELLGLGVIPVVNENDTVAVDELKFGDNDTLSALVASLVEADWLFLLTDVDRLYSADPRSVPDAQPIALVSSMKELAQLQIQTGTQGSQWGTGGMVTKISAARIAIAAGVRTVITQGRFPHNIEKILQGELLGTHFQPQPEPTSARKRWIAYGLVPTGKLYLDSGAIAAISQAGKSLLAAGIKSVEGIFDTQDAVQLCDTNGNEIARGLVNYTSDELQKIRGCQSREISTILGYAGADTVIHRDNLVLT; encoded by the coding sequence ATGACCAAAACGATTGTCGTCAAAATCGGCACTTCTAGCTTAACCAAACCAGAAACTGGACAACTGGCACTTTCCACTATTGCTACTTTAGCAGAAACACTTTCTTGTTTAAGGGGGCAAGGTCATCGGGTAATTTTGGTATCTTCTGGCGCTGTTGGCGTGGGTTGTGCGCGTTTGGGTTTAACGGAACGTCCTAAAGCGATCGCTCTTAAACAAGCAGTAGCAGCAGTTGGGCAAGGACGGTTAATGCGTGTATATGACGATTTGTTTACCACTTTACAACAGCCAATTGCTCAGGTGTTACTAACTCGTAGCGATTTAGTACAACGTAGTCGCTATCTCAACGCTTACAACACCTTTCGAGAACTGCTAGGACTGGGAGTGATCCCCGTAGTGAATGAAAATGATACCGTAGCAGTGGACGAACTGAAATTTGGCGATAATGATACCCTCTCAGCCTTAGTTGCTAGTTTAGTAGAGGCAGATTGGCTATTTTTACTCACCGATGTCGATAGACTTTACTCAGCCGATCCCCGTTCTGTACCAGATGCCCAGCCGATCGCTTTAGTTAGTAGTATGAAAGAATTGGCACAATTACAGATCCAAACAGGTACTCAAGGTTCTCAATGGGGTACTGGTGGGATGGTAACAAAAATTTCTGCTGCCAGAATTGCCATTGCTGCGGGAGTACGTACTGTAATTACCCAAGGGCGATTTCCTCACAATATAGAAAAAATTTTACAAGGAGAATTACTGGGTACTCATTTTCAACCGCAACCGGAGCCAACTTCTGCACGTAAACGTTGGATAGCTTACGGTCTAGTACCTACTGGTAAATTATACTTAGATTCAGGAGCGATCGCCGCAATTTCCCAAGCGGGAAAATCATTGTTGGCAGCTGGAATTAAATCAGTTGAAGGAATCTTTGACACTCAAGACGCTGTACAGTTGTGCGACACCAATGGCAACGAAATTGCCAGAGGACTTGTGAACTACACTAGCGATGAACTGCAAAAGATTCGCGGCTGCCAGTCTAGAGAAATTTCTACAATTTTGGGCTATGCAGGTGCAGACACCGTAATTCACCGAGATAACTTGGTTTTAACTTAA